One Amycolatopsis sp. NBC_00355 genomic window carries:
- a CDS encoding acyl-CoA dehydrogenase family protein: MITWEARPAHGLLETAPPKPLPLPRSTASIGSDLRTLYTAGALELPQPGTGGLVGRWAALAALGRIDLTLARLAEGHTDAVAILGEAGLTPVPGALYGVWAAKSGGTGATLEDGRLGGTVRFCSGLSLLDRALVAAGDRLVDVDLTDPGVQRHPDTWQAVGMDASDSGDVVFDGILVSADALIGPPDWYIGRPGFALGGGGVAAVWLGGAAGVFDGVLAYLRETGRADEHQLAHLGAMHAALRSAETLLLHAAGTIEQAADPWHVASTCRAGVEHAVREILDHAPRLTGASPLGRDRRFAQRLADLGVYVRQHHAERDLAALGRQVLATVEDV, from the coding sequence ATGATCACGTGGGAGGCCAGACCGGCGCACGGTCTGTTGGAAACCGCTCCGCCGAAGCCGCTGCCGCTGCCCCGGTCCACCGCCTCGATCGGGTCGGACCTCCGGACGCTGTACACGGCGGGCGCGCTCGAGCTGCCGCAGCCCGGCACCGGCGGGCTCGTCGGGCGGTGGGCCGCGCTGGCCGCCCTCGGCCGCATCGACCTGACCCTCGCGCGGCTGGCCGAAGGGCACACCGACGCCGTCGCGATCCTCGGTGAAGCCGGCCTGACGCCTGTGCCCGGCGCGCTCTACGGCGTCTGGGCGGCGAAGTCCGGCGGCACCGGCGCGACCCTCGAGGATGGCAGGCTCGGCGGCACCGTCCGGTTCTGCTCGGGACTGTCCCTGCTGGACCGGGCCCTGGTCGCGGCGGGCGACCGGCTGGTCGACGTCGACCTCACCGACCCCGGCGTGCAGCGGCACCCGGACACCTGGCAGGCGGTCGGGATGGACGCCTCCGACAGCGGCGACGTCGTCTTCGACGGCATCCTGGTGTCCGCCGACGCGCTCATCGGCCCGCCGGACTGGTACATCGGGCGGCCCGGCTTCGCCCTGGGCGGTGGCGGGGTCGCCGCCGTCTGGCTCGGCGGGGCGGCCGGCGTTTTCGACGGCGTCCTGGCGTACCTGCGCGAAACCGGCCGCGCCGACGAGCACCAGCTGGCCCACCTGGGCGCGATGCACGCCGCGCTGCGCTCGGCCGAGACGCTGCTGCTGCACGCGGCCGGCACCATCGAACAGGCCGCCGACCCGTGGCACGTCGCGAGCACCTGCCGCGCCGGCGTCGAGCACGCGGTCCGCGAGATCCTCGACCACGCGCCCCGGCTGACCGGCGCGAGCCCGCTGGGCCGCGACCGCCGGTTCGCGCAGCGGCTGGCCGACCTCGGCGTGTACGTCCGCCAGCACCACGCCGAACGCGACCTCGCCGCGCTCGGCCGGCAGGTGCTGGCCACCGTGGAGGACGTGTGA
- a CDS encoding DoxX family protein: protein MNLALWIVAALLALVALTGGVSKTFVPKEKLAGIPGGQWTGDFGAGFVKTLGVLELLAAIGLVLPALVGVAPVLVPITAACWVLLMIGAMITHLRHEGAGRFVALNLTYLALAAFLAWGRFGPASFPA from the coding sequence GTGAACCTCGCACTGTGGATCGTCGCCGCACTGCTCGCCCTCGTCGCATTGACCGGTGGGGTCAGCAAAACCTTCGTGCCGAAGGAAAAACTGGCCGGGATCCCCGGCGGGCAGTGGACCGGGGACTTCGGTGCCGGCTTCGTCAAGACCCTCGGAGTCCTCGAACTCCTGGCCGCGATCGGCCTGGTGCTGCCCGCCCTGGTCGGCGTCGCGCCGGTGCTCGTGCCGATCACCGCCGCCTGCTGGGTGCTGCTGATGATCGGGGCGATGATCACCCACCTCCGCCACGAGGGTGCCGGCAGGTTCGTGGCGCTGAACCTGACCTACCTCGCGCTCGCGGCGTTCCTCGCGTGGGGCCGCTTCGGTCCGGCGTCGTTCCCCGCCTGA
- a CDS encoding FUSC family protein translates to MDQTTSAAGDDILGQGVRTPLGWLTRAFRVPGRERHVLVQAAKATLAATGAWLLATAVLHLPQPFLAPYAAVFLVETTVYRSVRGWAQQVGAVAAGVVLAGIAGQLIPWPAVALGLVVFLGLLAGSWRRFGDSGVWVGVTGMLLIAYGTPTVLLGDRLIETALGAAIGAAVNALVYPPLFGQRIAAAAGRLAEAMAAFLAGTAALIRAAEPPGDVEDWLGEARELRSLVTAAADAVRRTQEERVLNLRRRHPRSGHDHDRRTETLISLWPPVEQLIGAVRTASEHEETFVLPWPDARDALAELIESLADVVRAVGTTGHPVDLDRGRELLAHLERRLAAPEDGVTPALGLGAMTLPVRHLLERLAGR, encoded by the coding sequence GTGGACCAGACGACATCGGCGGCCGGTGACGACATCCTGGGCCAAGGCGTCCGGACGCCGCTGGGCTGGCTGACGCGCGCGTTCCGCGTGCCGGGCCGGGAACGTCACGTCCTCGTGCAGGCGGCGAAGGCGACTCTGGCGGCGACCGGGGCGTGGCTGCTGGCGACGGCGGTGCTGCACCTGCCGCAGCCGTTCCTGGCGCCCTACGCCGCGGTCTTCCTGGTGGAGACCACGGTCTACCGGTCGGTGCGGGGCTGGGCGCAGCAGGTCGGCGCGGTCGCCGCCGGCGTCGTGCTGGCGGGGATCGCCGGGCAGCTGATCCCGTGGCCCGCGGTGGCGCTGGGGCTGGTGGTGTTCCTGGGCCTGCTGGCCGGGTCGTGGCGCCGCTTCGGCGACTCCGGGGTCTGGGTCGGCGTCACCGGCATGCTGCTGATCGCCTACGGGACGCCGACGGTGCTGCTCGGCGACCGCCTCATCGAGACGGCCCTGGGCGCGGCGATCGGCGCGGCCGTCAACGCGCTGGTGTACCCGCCGCTGTTCGGCCAGCGCATCGCGGCGGCGGCCGGCCGGCTGGCCGAGGCGATGGCCGCGTTCCTCGCCGGCACGGCCGCGCTGATCCGCGCCGCCGAGCCGCCCGGCGACGTCGAGGACTGGCTCGGTGAGGCCCGCGAGCTGCGCAGCCTGGTCACGGCCGCCGCCGACGCCGTCCGCCGGACCCAGGAGGAGCGCGTCCTCAACCTGCGGCGGCGGCACCCCCGCTCCGGTCACGACCACGACCGCCGGACCGAGACGCTGATCTCGCTCTGGCCCCCGGTGGAGCAGCTGATCGGCGCGGTCCGGACGGCGTCGGAGCACGAGGAGACGTTCGTCCTCCCGTGGCCCGACGCCCGCGACGCGCTGGCCGAGCTCATCGAGAGCCTCGCCGACGTCGTCCGCGCCGTCGGCACCACCGGCCACCCGGTGGACCTGGACCGCGGCCGCGAGCTGCTGGCCCACTTGGAGCGGCGGCTGGCGGCCCCGGAGGACGGCGTGACGCCGGCGCTGGGCCTGGGCGCGATGACGCTCCCGGTCCGGCACCTGCTGGAGCGACTGGCCGGGCGCTGA
- a CDS encoding beta-class carbonic anhydrase, translating to MSVTDELLANNAEYAAQFSGPLPLPPAKHVAVLACMDARINVYGVLGLEEGEAHVIRNAGGVVTEDEIRSLAISQRLLGTEEIILIHHTDCGMLTFTDDDFKKSIQEDVGVKPAWAAESFTDLDTDVRQSIARIKNSPYVPKKDSVRGFVFDVATGKLDEVV from the coding sequence ATGTCGGTCACCGACGAGCTTTTGGCCAACAACGCCGAGTACGCCGCGCAGTTCTCCGGGCCGCTGCCGCTGCCGCCCGCCAAGCACGTCGCCGTCCTGGCCTGCATGGACGCCCGCATCAACGTCTACGGTGTCCTCGGCCTCGAAGAAGGCGAAGCCCACGTCATCCGCAACGCCGGCGGGGTCGTCACCGAGGACGAGATCCGGTCGCTCGCCATCAGCCAGCGGCTGCTCGGCACCGAGGAGATCATCCTCATCCACCACACCGACTGCGGCATGCTGACCTTCACCGACGACGACTTCAAGAAGTCGATCCAGGAGGACGTCGGCGTCAAGCCCGCCTGGGCCGCCGAATCCTTCACCGACCTCGACACCGATGTCCGCCAGTCGATCGCGCGGATCAAGAACAGCCCGTACGTCCCCAAGAAGGACTCGGTGCGCGGGTTCGTCTTCGACGTCGCGACCGGGAAGCTCGACGAGGTCGTCTGA
- a CDS encoding cation:proton antiporter domain-containing protein, whose product MLTVLFGVAGLLALAAAVLPKLVAERPFSTPLVMLIAGIGLGLLPLPAPYGGGWTDPTAHLESVESFAQLGILVSLAGAGLSVDRPFGFRAWASTWRLLGITMPAMIVVVAVLGWWWLALPASAALLLGSVLAPTDPVLAGDVGVPSPDVEPELARNNEIRFTLTTEAGLNDGLTMPFVLLALALAGQRAGVDLRWVLVDLVLPVAVGVLVGLAAGWVLGWAMFRAPSSRLRLAEYADGLVLLALAFLPYAVAELVHGNGFVAVFVAAVAVRTQERSHEYHGVLHSFGRQLERLFVAIALLGLGLALGDGLLQGITVVEVVLTVVAVLVVRPVLGWLSLLGSSAGRHASPAIAFFGVRGIGTLFYLAYALDRFPVPRPDVLWRIGALAVALSVVVHGILAEPAIRRIESLGGHLPVG is encoded by the coding sequence ATGCTGACCGTCCTCTTCGGCGTCGCCGGGCTGCTCGCGCTCGCCGCCGCGGTGCTGCCGAAGCTGGTGGCCGAACGGCCGTTTTCGACCCCGCTCGTGATGCTGATCGCCGGCATCGGCCTCGGGCTCCTGCCGTTGCCCGCGCCCTACGGCGGCGGCTGGACCGACCCGACCGCGCACCTGGAGAGCGTCGAATCGTTCGCCCAGCTGGGCATCCTGGTGTCCCTGGCCGGCGCCGGGCTGTCCGTGGATCGCCCGTTCGGGTTCCGCGCCTGGGCGTCGACCTGGCGGCTGCTCGGGATCACGATGCCCGCCATGATCGTCGTGGTCGCGGTGCTCGGCTGGTGGTGGCTGGCCCTGCCCGCCAGCGCGGCCCTGCTGCTCGGCTCGGTGCTCGCGCCGACCGACCCGGTGCTGGCCGGGGACGTCGGGGTGCCTTCACCCGACGTCGAGCCGGAACTGGCGCGGAACAACGAGATCCGGTTCACCCTGACCACCGAGGCCGGGCTCAACGACGGGCTGACGATGCCGTTCGTCCTGCTGGCGCTGGCGCTCGCCGGGCAACGCGCGGGTGTCGACCTGCGGTGGGTCCTCGTCGACCTCGTGCTGCCGGTCGCGGTCGGCGTGCTCGTCGGGCTGGCCGCCGGGTGGGTGCTGGGCTGGGCGATGTTCCGGGCGCCGTCGTCGCGACTGCGGCTGGCCGAGTACGCCGACGGGCTCGTGCTGCTCGCCCTGGCGTTCCTGCCGTACGCGGTCGCGGAACTGGTGCACGGCAACGGGTTCGTCGCGGTCTTCGTGGCCGCCGTCGCGGTGCGCACGCAGGAGCGGTCCCACGAGTACCACGGCGTGCTGCACTCGTTCGGGCGACAGCTGGAACGGCTGTTCGTCGCGATCGCGCTGCTCGGGCTCGGTCTGGCCCTCGGCGACGGGCTGCTGCAGGGCATCACGGTCGTCGAGGTGGTGCTGACGGTGGTCGCGGTCCTGGTCGTCCGGCCGGTGCTCGGCTGGCTTTCCCTGCTCGGCTCGTCGGCCGGCCGGCACGCCTCCCCCGCCATCGCGTTCTTCGGCGTGCGCGGGATCGGCACGCTCTTCTACCTCGCCTACGCCCTCGACCGGTTCCCGGTGCCGCGCCCGGACGTCCTGTGGCGGATCGGCGCGCTCGCCGTCGCGCTGTCGGTGGTGGTGCACGGCATCCTCGCCGAGCCGGCGATCCGCCGGATCGAGTCCCTCGGCGGCCACCTCCCGGTCGGCTGA
- a CDS encoding carbohydrate-binding protein: MRNLFTVFCAAVVAALAVAVPAAAPVPAAVPISAPGGTVPGLTSAAATAAAGPSADRFLEIRREQAGRAAPRAAAQKHTFWGPEPQLATSADGLVVTQSVTPNLRISNSSDVVYAPTVKPTGHSCVEVVTAYGLGQAAQVWAWDWCRSVSPAKVVPIDSAFLANYTSTVDGHPAYTVQEVRTNTTANSWTASLRNVKTGAWDTLFTQSGGDQSGLDEGWDIFELYSTRNPATGNAYYCADARGAVFESSSLRLRVAGQWVAASATNSPLRPTSNPRPADYDCSTLRFEVPSPNSTWRVTV; encoded by the coding sequence ATGCGGAACCTGTTCACCGTCTTCTGCGCCGCCGTGGTCGCGGCGCTCGCCGTGGCCGTGCCGGCCGCCGCCCCGGTTCCGGCCGCTGTGCCGATTTCCGCGCCGGGCGGGACCGTGCCCGGTCTGACCAGCGCCGCCGCCACGGCCGCCGCCGGGCCCTCGGCCGACCGGTTCCTCGAGATCCGCCGGGAGCAGGCGGGCCGCGCGGCGCCCCGGGCCGCCGCGCAGAAGCACACCTTCTGGGGCCCGGAACCCCAGCTGGCCACCAGCGCCGACGGCCTGGTCGTGACCCAGAGCGTCACGCCGAACCTGCGGATCTCCAACTCCTCGGACGTCGTCTACGCGCCGACCGTGAAGCCCACCGGCCACTCGTGCGTCGAGGTGGTCACCGCCTACGGGCTCGGCCAGGCCGCGCAGGTCTGGGCGTGGGACTGGTGCCGGTCGGTGTCACCGGCCAAGGTCGTGCCGATCGACAGCGCGTTCCTCGCGAACTACACCAGCACCGTCGACGGGCACCCGGCCTACACCGTGCAGGAGGTCCGGACGAACACCACGGCCAACAGCTGGACCGCGTCGCTCCGCAACGTGAAGACCGGCGCGTGGGACACGCTGTTCACCCAGAGCGGCGGCGACCAGAGCGGGCTCGACGAGGGCTGGGACATCTTCGAGCTCTACTCGACGCGCAACCCCGCGACCGGCAACGCCTACTACTGCGCGGACGCGCGGGGAGCGGTGTTCGAGTCGAGCTCGCTGCGGCTGCGGGTCGCCGGGCAGTGGGTGGCGGCGTCGGCGACGAACTCGCCGCTGCGGCCCACCTCGAACCCGCGGCCCGCCGACTACGACTGCTCGACCCTGCGGTTCGAGGTCCCGTCCCCGAACAGCACCTGGCGCGTCACCGTCTGA